The following coding sequences are from one Paenarthrobacter ureafaciens window:
- a CDS encoding DEAD/DEAH box helicase has protein sequence MPSHPDDNWELAIQTPAINDRSLAAGLAYAMGSRVNGITFDSATGLLLGKVRGNGVQPYSTSAKLVRKPSGWSCTVGICSCPVRKDCKHVAALLFTAEDHPTIRAQLLAQSPGMQTANPSQATSRPAWELALNRLITKPGAPANPAGIQLALQFEVEEPAAHFSYTGRRDPARSVRQLKARPMMMGAKGKWIRGDVSWNNLSYISFRREFNEAQVEWLQTFMAAHGSPSGRHQPSGAMWLSLNDFAGKNLWSLLEEARKAGIPLIHTAGTEPVHVASQPAVVGLSLARTGREGSVDGKPDGGLQLSPSVTVDGEAVDPATVGFVGKPANGIFYTQSGADTLPGAPQQKNLITLAPLGGSLSDELLEFVTEGSTLEIPAEDEGRFLTSFYPKLRQSTPVQAADESVELPTLAVPTLSLLANYGNDHKVRLHWEWHYTSGTLVTAQPLWRHPDDRGYRDDAAEARILESLGHPWEIVPALAESSTGGWGAPRLTATAELSGLDTLAFTEEVLPALRQLPDVVVETSGDIADYREAEEAPVVSISTKETASGDWFDLGIVITLEGEPVSFAAVFSALAAGQTRMLLPSGAHFSLDLPELHQLRELIDEARSLQDNPDNKDGTLQISRFQVGLWDELAQLGIVDEQAAAWRESVGGLLDDGVTGLPLPAGLNAELRPYQLEGFNWLSFLYKHSLGGVLADDMGLGKTVQALALICAARELAASEGRDRAPFLVVAPTSVVSNWALEAQRFAPGLTVRTVSETFAKSGLLPSEALAGADVVITSYALFRIDYEAYAYFQWAGLMLDEAQFVKNHQSKAYQCARKLPARFKLAITGTPLENNLMEFWALTSIVAPGLFPSPKRFAENYQKPVEKNGDSAQLGKLRRRVRPLMMRRTKEQVIQDLPPKQEQVLEVVLNPRHQKVYQTHLQRERQKILGLIDDVNKNRFTIFQSLTVLRQLSLDASLVDSSMSAVRSSKLDVLFEQLEDIISEGHRTLIFSQFTGFLGKVRERMDAEGIEYCYLDGSTRNRGDVVSEFKNGTAPVFLISLKAGGFGLNLTEADYVFLLDPWWNPASEAQAVDRTHRIGQARNVMVYRLVAKDTIEEKVMALKAKKSQLFADVMEGDALAGGSLTAEDLAALFAE, from the coding sequence ATGCCATCCCACCCCGATGACAATTGGGAACTGGCCATACAAACACCTGCCATCAACGACCGCTCCCTCGCGGCGGGGCTGGCCTATGCCATGGGAAGCCGGGTCAACGGGATTACCTTCGACTCAGCCACCGGTCTCCTCCTCGGCAAAGTCCGGGGCAACGGAGTGCAGCCCTACTCCACGTCGGCAAAGCTGGTGCGAAAACCGAGCGGCTGGAGCTGCACCGTGGGCATCTGCAGCTGCCCGGTCCGGAAGGATTGCAAGCACGTCGCAGCCCTGCTCTTCACGGCGGAGGACCACCCCACCATTCGAGCCCAGCTCCTTGCCCAATCCCCCGGAATGCAAACGGCGAACCCAAGCCAGGCCACCAGCCGCCCGGCATGGGAACTTGCCCTCAACAGGCTGATCACCAAGCCTGGAGCACCCGCCAACCCCGCGGGTATCCAGCTCGCTTTGCAGTTCGAAGTGGAAGAACCTGCCGCGCACTTCTCCTACACAGGCCGCCGCGACCCTGCAAGGAGCGTAAGGCAACTCAAGGCCCGCCCCATGATGATGGGCGCGAAGGGCAAATGGATCCGCGGCGACGTATCGTGGAACAACCTCAGCTACATCAGTTTCCGCCGTGAATTCAACGAAGCCCAGGTGGAGTGGCTGCAAACCTTCATGGCAGCCCACGGTTCCCCAAGCGGGCGGCACCAGCCCTCCGGCGCAATGTGGCTCAGCTTGAACGACTTCGCCGGCAAGAACCTCTGGTCACTCCTTGAGGAAGCCAGGAAAGCCGGAATTCCGCTCATCCACACCGCTGGTACTGAGCCCGTTCACGTGGCGTCCCAACCCGCCGTCGTGGGCTTGAGCCTGGCCAGGACGGGACGGGAAGGTTCCGTTGACGGAAAGCCCGACGGCGGCCTGCAGCTGTCGCCGTCAGTCACCGTGGACGGGGAAGCCGTTGATCCGGCCACTGTTGGCTTTGTGGGAAAGCCGGCCAACGGAATCTTCTATACGCAATCCGGCGCCGACACTTTGCCCGGGGCGCCGCAGCAGAAGAACCTGATCACCCTTGCACCGCTTGGGGGGAGCCTCAGCGATGAATTGCTGGAGTTCGTGACCGAGGGTTCCACGTTGGAGATTCCGGCCGAGGACGAGGGCCGCTTCCTCACGTCCTTCTACCCCAAGCTCCGTCAGTCCACGCCTGTCCAAGCAGCCGACGAATCAGTGGAGCTGCCGACGCTTGCCGTGCCGACGTTGTCCCTGCTGGCCAACTACGGCAACGACCACAAGGTCCGGCTCCACTGGGAGTGGCACTACACGTCGGGAACCTTGGTGACGGCCCAACCCCTCTGGCGGCACCCGGACGATCGCGGCTACCGGGACGACGCCGCGGAGGCACGCATCCTCGAATCGCTGGGGCACCCGTGGGAGATCGTCCCTGCCCTCGCGGAATCCTCAACAGGGGGTTGGGGTGCGCCCCGGCTCACTGCTACCGCTGAACTGAGTGGCCTGGACACCCTGGCGTTCACCGAAGAGGTGCTGCCGGCACTCAGGCAACTGCCCGACGTCGTGGTGGAAACCTCCGGTGACATTGCCGATTACCGGGAGGCCGAAGAAGCGCCTGTCGTGTCGATCTCCACCAAGGAGACCGCGAGCGGAGACTGGTTCGACCTCGGGATCGTCATCACGCTCGAGGGTGAACCGGTATCCTTCGCCGCCGTTTTCTCGGCGCTCGCTGCCGGGCAGACCCGCATGCTGCTGCCCAGCGGCGCACACTTTTCCCTCGATCTGCCCGAGCTCCACCAGCTCCGCGAGCTCATCGACGAGGCCCGTTCGTTGCAGGACAACCCGGACAACAAAGACGGAACCCTGCAGATCAGCCGGTTCCAGGTAGGGCTGTGGGACGAACTCGCACAGCTTGGGATCGTGGACGAACAAGCGGCGGCGTGGCGGGAGTCCGTTGGTGGACTGCTCGACGACGGCGTCACCGGACTGCCGCTGCCGGCCGGCCTTAACGCTGAGCTGCGTCCGTATCAGCTGGAAGGGTTCAACTGGCTGAGCTTCCTTTACAAGCACAGCCTGGGCGGCGTCCTCGCCGATGACATGGGCCTCGGCAAGACCGTCCAGGCGCTGGCGCTGATCTGCGCGGCGCGGGAACTGGCTGCTTCCGAAGGCAGGGACAGGGCCCCGTTCCTGGTGGTCGCGCCAACGAGCGTCGTCAGCAACTGGGCCTTGGAAGCACAGAGGTTCGCACCCGGCCTGACGGTTCGGACGGTTTCGGAAACATTCGCCAAGAGTGGCCTGTTGCCGTCGGAAGCTTTGGCGGGTGCCGACGTCGTAATTACCTCTTATGCGCTGTTCCGCATCGATTACGAGGCCTACGCGTACTTCCAATGGGCCGGGCTCATGCTGGACGAGGCCCAATTCGTGAAGAACCACCAGTCCAAGGCCTACCAGTGCGCACGCAAGCTGCCTGCGCGCTTCAAGCTGGCCATCACGGGCACCCCGTTGGAGAACAACCTGATGGAGTTTTGGGCCCTGACGTCGATCGTTGCGCCGGGGTTGTTCCCCAGTCCCAAGAGGTTCGCCGAGAACTACCAGAAGCCGGTGGAGAAGAACGGCGACTCGGCGCAACTGGGCAAGCTCCGGCGTCGGGTCCGTCCGCTCATGATGCGGCGCACCAAAGAGCAGGTTATCCAGGACCTTCCGCCAAAGCAGGAGCAGGTGCTGGAGGTCGTGCTCAACCCGCGCCACCAAAAGGTCTACCAAACCCATTTGCAGCGGGAGCGGCAGAAGATCCTCGGCTTGATCGACGATGTGAACAAGAACCGCTTCACGATCTTCCAGTCGCTAACGGTGCTTCGGCAGCTCAGCCTGGACGCTTCGCTGGTGGACTCCTCCATGTCCGCGGTGCGGTCGTCCAAGCTGGATGTCCTGTTCGAACAGCTCGAGGACATCATCTCCGAGGGCCACAGGACGCTGATCTTCAGCCAGTTCACCGGGTTCCTGGGCAAGGTTCGGGAACGCATGGACGCCGAAGGCATTGAATACTGCTACCTCGATGGCAGCACCCGCAACCGCGGTGACGTGGTGAGCGAGTTCAAGAACGGGACGGCTCCGGTCTTCCTGATCTCCCTGAAGGCCGGTGGATTCGGCCTCAACCTGACCGAGGCGGACTACGTCTTCCTTCTGGATCCGTGGTGGAATCCGGCATCCGAAGCCCAGGCCGTGGACCGCACGCACCGGATCGGCCAAGCCAGGAACGTGATGGTTTACCGGCTGGTGGCCAAGGACACCATCGAGGAAAAGGTCATGGCGTTGAAGGCCAAGAAGTCGCAACTTTTCGCGGACGTGATGGAAGGTGACGCCCTGGCCGGCGGCTCGTTGACGGCCGAGGACCTGGCAGCGCTGTTTGCGGAATAA
- a CDS encoding MFS transporter codes for MIGELGRRSSTALLLHSALIQAITFLVRPAATYRALELDVPAFALGVLAASYAVFPLLLALPIGNLVDRLGERRLMAAGSAVVLSCSVFLLLWGSSVAALIAGTALLGAGQLACVVGQQAVVANNAASSRLDSAFGYLTFAASLGQALGPLAISLVGGQSVRPDTHSIFLLAAGMGLVLFGTTFLVSSRVSGGKRATRSGGAPRGSAFSLLRVPGVARALATSATVLAVVDLTVVYLPALGAERGLTAATVGLMLTVRAVFSMVSRLGLGRVSRRLGRLKLLVLSLAVSTVALAVAAIPMPEWLLFVVMAFLGLGLGIGQPLTMSWLSAQAPEGQRGRALALRLAGNRVGQVVLPSAIGVVAVGLGASGVFLASAVAVGGTMILLRGVRLDD; via the coding sequence ATGATCGGCGAACTGGGGCGGCGCTCGTCAACTGCTCTCCTCCTTCACTCGGCGCTGATTCAGGCCATCACTTTCCTGGTGAGGCCGGCTGCAACATACCGGGCCCTGGAACTCGACGTTCCCGCCTTCGCGCTCGGTGTGCTGGCCGCCAGTTACGCAGTCTTTCCGTTGTTGCTGGCCCTCCCCATCGGAAACCTGGTGGACCGCCTTGGCGAGCGTCGGCTGATGGCCGCGGGCTCCGCCGTCGTGCTTTCCTGTTCGGTGTTCCTGTTGCTGTGGGGGTCGTCCGTGGCCGCGCTGATCGCGGGAACAGCGCTCCTGGGTGCGGGCCAGCTTGCGTGCGTGGTGGGGCAGCAAGCCGTGGTGGCGAATAACGCTGCCTCGTCCCGTCTTGACTCTGCTTTCGGTTACCTGACCTTCGCAGCGTCGTTGGGCCAGGCCTTGGGGCCGCTGGCTATCTCGTTGGTCGGAGGTCAATCAGTGCGGCCCGACACCCACTCGATCTTCCTCTTGGCCGCCGGCATGGGGCTCGTGCTGTTCGGGACGACGTTCCTGGTCTCATCACGGGTCAGTGGTGGAAAGCGGGCCACCCGCAGCGGCGGAGCTCCCCGCGGAAGCGCCTTCTCCCTGTTGCGCGTGCCAGGCGTGGCGCGGGCGCTGGCCACCAGCGCAACAGTGCTGGCCGTCGTCGACCTCACCGTGGTCTACCTCCCCGCACTGGGTGCCGAGCGCGGACTCACCGCGGCCACAGTGGGTCTGATGCTCACCGTCCGGGCAGTCTTTTCCATGGTTTCCAGGCTCGGCCTGGGACGGGTGTCCCGCAGGCTCGGGCGGCTGAAACTCCTTGTTCTTAGTCTCGCTGTTTCGACGGTCGCCTTGGCTGTGGCGGCGATCCCCATGCCGGAGTGGTTGCTCTTCGTGGTCATGGCGTTCCTAGGTTTGGGGCTGGGAATCGGCCAGCCGCTCACCATGTCCTGGCTCTCCGCGCAAGCTCCGGAAGGGCAACGCGGGAGGGCCCTGGCCCTGCGACTGGCGGGGAACAGGGTGGGGCAAGTTGTCCTGCCAAGTGCCATCGGAGTGGTGGCTGTGGGCTTGGGCGCCTCCGGAGTGTTCCTGGCATCGGCCGTCGCGGTGGGAGGGACGATGATCCTGCTGCGCGGAGTGCGCCTGGACGACTGA
- a CDS encoding GntR family transcriptional regulator produces MAESRLRNTGANLVYTELKRQILDLELKPGTRIFEPAMAAALQVSRTPLREAIRRLISESLLEQQPTGGVLVPLLDEKAVSELYDVRAALESLMAREACAKATTEHIEKLRGILDRNAAMVGFADEAMRHGVTLHATIADIAGNSWALRFHEQIASHVERYRYFTNNSPERREEALADHRALVEALAAKDPERAAKIAFDHVIGARDETLRVIADKGLDVE; encoded by the coding sequence ATGGCAGAATCACGGCTTCGGAACACCGGGGCGAACCTCGTCTACACCGAGCTCAAGCGGCAAATCCTCGATCTGGAGTTGAAGCCCGGGACCCGTATCTTCGAGCCCGCGATGGCTGCAGCACTGCAGGTCAGCCGGACCCCACTGAGAGAAGCGATCAGGAGACTCATTTCGGAGAGCCTTCTTGAGCAACAGCCAACTGGCGGCGTCCTGGTTCCGTTGCTTGATGAGAAGGCGGTCTCCGAGCTGTATGACGTCAGGGCTGCCCTTGAGTCATTGATGGCCCGCGAAGCCTGCGCCAAGGCCACCACCGAACACATCGAAAAACTACGGGGAATCCTGGACCGAAACGCAGCCATGGTCGGATTCGCGGATGAGGCCATGAGGCATGGAGTGACCCTCCACGCCACCATTGCAGACATCGCCGGCAACTCCTGGGCACTTCGATTCCACGAGCAGATTGCCAGCCACGTTGAGCGGTACCGGTACTTCACCAACAACTCACCGGAACGTCGGGAGGAAGCCTTAGCGGACCACCGGGCTTTGGTGGAAGCCTTGGCGGCCAAGGACCCGGAGCGTGCGGCGAAGATAGCCTTCGATCACGTCATTGGAGCCCGTGACGAGACTCTGCGCGTCATCGCAGACAAGGGACTTGACGTCGAATGA